The genomic window TACTATCCAGGCGGAACTCCTCGCCCTGGGTAACTTGGACGCGGATGCCGTCACATTGTGGGCAGGCGGTCATGCCGCCACTTTCGATACTGTAGGTGATATTGCAATCCATGCAGAGTAATTGAGCCGGGATGCGCTCAAAGTGCAGACGCGCGCCCTCGCAAAGAGTATCCTTGCTGATGATGTCCCAATAAAATTGTACTGACTCATCGACGACGGTGGCAAGTTGTCCAATAATTAAATACAAGTCGGTAATACGCTTGGCTTTCGCTTCTTCACCATAGCGCACAGCAATTTCAACGATGCTCTCTGTAATGGGTAACTCATGCATGGAGTTTAGGATACCACAGGCCGAACGGGGAATAAAGTGAGCAACTTCCTGCAAAAGGTGAGCATTTAACGCAAAGACGCAGAGAAGGGCAGCAAAATAATTTTATCTCTACGCCTTTGAGTTGATGTTTATGGGTTTCTGCTAACCGAATACGTCTGCCAATTGTTGTGGCACAATGCCGGGTGTGACCAGGGCGCGCTGCTCGTAATAATTTTCGATAAAGTGAGTTAAATCTTCGGGTTTCGCCGAGGTGCCTTCGAGCGCTTGTTCGAGTTCTTGCAAAGCATTTGCGGGATAGAAGAAGAAGTCGCCGGAGAGATGCACGTCGTGCAGGATGCTATCCTTGACGACGGCGTTGGCGCGCACCAAGCCGCCGGGCAGTTTGACGACTTTCTGGAGCACATACACGCCCTCGCGGATTTTGACTTGCTTGGCATCCGGGCGACGGCGGTCGTTGGCGTAGAGCCATTCGTCAGTGTGCATTTCGGTAAGCAGCTCGTCAGCTTTGGCGAGCAATTCAGTATCTAGTTTTTTGGGCTGCAATTCGCCCAGAAGGGGCTGGTAAGCCTCGGCCAGTGCGGCAGCCAAAGCCTCCGCGGGCGGGATGGAGCCGGTTTCTCGTCGAATCGTACTCAAATTTTCGCTGAGCGTTTTGAATACTTTATCGCGGAATTTTTCATCAGGCACGCGCAGACACTTGCTCATCATTTCGTAATTGAAATTCATGATGAAATTTCCCACCAAAATCGTCATGCCCTCAATTTCAGCCGCGCCATTGCCCGAAACTTTGCGGCCATTGGCGATGATGTCGTTGACCGGCTTGTAGGCCGCATCTACACCGAAAGAGCGGTAGACATCTACTACGGGTTGTAAGAATTTACGATAAAATTCCCCTTTATCCACGGGTATTTCGGGATGCTCATTGCGAATCACCAGTTGATAAAAAAGTTGTTCGCCATCAAGATACACCGCGCCGCCGCCGACTTCTCGCCGAAAAACGGGGATATTGTTGGCATGGGTGAATTTCAGGTCAATTTCTTGCTCGGCATCCTGATGAAAACCGATGCATACATACGGTGAATTTGGGCGCAGGATAAACAAGGCTTCGCGTCCTAAATAAGCTGCGGCATGGTAAAGCACCTGGCTGTGCTGCCAGGAAACAAGATCGAGAAAATAGTAATCCATGATAGCTCCGATGTTTGGATTGAAATTTGAATCTGCAACCTTCAACTTTCAACTGGAATAATACGCCATGTCTTTAGGATGGAAATCGTGCGTTCAATAATTTCCGGCATTACTGCTTCGATGGTTGGGCTAAGGCCCACGCCAATTGAAAGGTCTGCCGGTTGAGCGCCGATCAGATGTAAATTTTGAGGGAATTTGTCGCGAATTTTTGCCAGCCCGAGGACTTCCTGAAAAGTGATCTGGTGGTCAGACATTTTGATGCCGCGGAAGAGGGGAATGTCTTCCTTTTTGAGTTCGACCACCGTTCCGGGAGTCTTGCCTGTGTTGACGGCATCCAGCACGACCAGATGGCTGGCTTCTTCCACGATGGAGAGCAGATTCAACCCTAGGGTGCCGCCATCCAGAATTTCAAGTTGATCCTGTTTATCGAGACGGGCGCGTAACTCGTCGAGGGCATGAACCCCCAGGCCCTCATCAGTATTCAGTGTGTTGCCAATGCCGAGGATAATTTTTCGTTTTGTCATAACAATAATGGGATGTGATGTTGGTTTTGCAAAAATCCACCACAATGGCACAAAGTCACTAAGCAAGTACAGAGTTTTTTTGTGTCTTCGTGCCTTCGTGGTGAAAAAAGTGGCCCTGCTAGCTTACACATACATTTAGACCGGTTGCCACTTCGCCGAGATCGTTACCTTTGGCGTCGACCATGTGGATGGCGCAGGCCATGCAGGGATCAAACGAGTGGATTGTGCGCAAGATTTCCAGCGGCCATTCGGGTTTCGCCAGCGGTGTGCCAACTAGCGAAGCTTCGTAGGCACCGGGCAGCCCGTTGTGATCGCGCGGTGAGGCGTTCCAGGTTGTGGGGACGACCATTTGATAGTTCTCGATCTTCTGGTCGTTGATCACTATCCAGTGGCCGAGAGCGCCGCGCGGGGCTTCCATGTAGCCGAAGCCTTTAGACTGTTTCGGCCATGTTGTCGGTTCCCATTTGTCACCCGCAAAGGTGTCGGTATCGCCCGCTTTGATGGTTTCAATTAGCTCGTTGAAATATCCCAGCATAGCGTCGGCGAAGACTTTGGTTTCAATGCCGCGGGCGGCTGTGCGCCCAAGAGTTGAGAAAACCGCCTCGAGTGGTGCGCCCAATTGTTCGAGTACATAATTGGTCAGGTCTTGTGTTTGCTGGTGTCCATTGGCATACATTGCCAGGACGCGCGCCAGGGGGCCGACTTCCATCGGAGCTTCATTCCAGCGCGGGGCTTTGAGCCAGGAGTACTTTTGTTCGACTTCCAAGTGCTGATAAGGTGGCTGAGGGCCGGTGAAGTTAAATTTGGTCTCACCTTCCCAGGGGTGCAGGCCAACGCCGTCGCCCTTGGTGTAGTCGTACCATGAGTGGGCGATAAATTCTTTCATCAGATTGAAATCGTTGGGGTCCGGCTCGATGATATTGCCCAGGTCGCGGCCCATGATGACGGCGCGCGGTACCAAAAATTGAGACGTGTCGCTGTTGTCGGTTCCGGGGAATTCACCCCAGGTTAAGAAATTGCCCAGCCCCTCACCGAGAGAGGCATAATCCAGGTAGTAGGGCGCAATCGCCAGCAGGTCGGGGATGTAGACCTGATCGACAAATTCGATCATCCGGGCAATCGAATCCTTGATGATGGAAAGCCGCTCGGCGTTGAGAGCCGTGTCGCTGTTGGGATCAATCGGCATGGGAACGCCGCCAACCACGAAGTTGGGGTGCGGATTCTTGCCGCCGAAGATGGTGTGAATCTTGGTAACGTGCGACTGCCAATCAAGGGCTTCCAGATAGTGGGCGGTTGCCAGCAAATTGACCTCGGGGGGCAGCTTGTAGGCCGGGTGTCCCCAATAGGCATTGGCGAAGAGCGAGAGTTGCCCGCTATCGACAATTGCTTGCACCTTGCGCTGCACATCGGCAAAATATCCCGGTGATGAATTGCGCCACGTAGAAATAGATTGCTGAATCTTGGAGGTCTCGGCTGGATCGGCGCTCAATGCTGAAACGACATCCACCCAGTCGAGGGCGTGCAGGTGATAGAAGTGCATCACATGGTCATGCACATACTGTTGGGCAATCATTAAATTGCGGATCAAATTGGCTGCTTTGGGAATTTTGATGTCGAGGGCATCTTCCACTGAACGGATAGAGGCGAACGAGTGCACCGTGGTACACACACCGCAAGCGCGTTGGGTGTAGGCCCAGGCATCGCGCGGATCACGTCCTTGCAGAATAAGCTCGATGCCGCGCACCATCGTGCCGGACGAATAGGCCTGAGCAATATTATTGCTGGCATCCAGTTCGGCTTCAATGCGCAGGTGGCCTTCAATACGGGTAATCGGGTCTACTACTATTCTTTGGGCCATAATTATCTCCTACTGTTCACGAAGCCAGGCTAAGGCTTCCTCCTCTGATTCAAAGTATTTTACTTCTCGGGTATAGTAACTTTCCGAAATCTCAAGGATAGCCGGGTCAATTTTTGCGCCGAAAATTGCGGTTGTTGGCATCATGGGGCGAAAAAGTTGCATATGTTTGGCGCATTCTTCGCCCGAAGTCCCTGTAAGGTCTACGAGCAGCTTCCCGTTGTAGTCATAAAAGAAATCGGCCAGGGCGCGCACATCTTCCGGGGTGAATGCTCCGGTATGGCGGCAGCGCAAGACACCTTTTTCCACGGGGGTAAGCGTAAAGGAAATCATCATGGTACTCTCTCCTAATCTGCGAGTGCATCCGCGACCATTTGTGTCAGGCCGTTGATTTTCCAATCCAGATTGAAATGCTCTTTGCCGTCGGTAAATTGCAGGCGACAGTTCGAGCAGGACATGACCACGGTATCAGCGCCAGTTTTATTGACTTGGTCAATTTTGAGTTCAAACGCCGCGTAGCGGACAGGATCGGCATCTTTGATGGCAATTACGCCACCACCGCCGCCGCAGCAAATGGCTTCTTCGCGGTTGGGGGTCATTTCGACGAAGGCATTCGGTGACAGAATATTGAGAATCTGACGCGGCTCGTTGATGTGGCCGCCCTTGCGCTGAATCTTGCAGGCATCATGGAAGGTGATCTTGCCCTCGTTGAACGCGCCGGGGTTGAGTTTGATGCGCCCGGAACTGACGTATTCGCCCAACAAACCGGTGATGTGCGTAATCTCCAGGCTATCCGGAATTTCCATCAGGTTGTAGGCTGTCCAGCGCAAGGCATCGTAGGCATGGCCGCATTCGGTCACCACCAGTCGTTTGACACCCATCGCCATTGCCTGATCGAGAATGCGTTTCAGGAAGAGCGTGGTGTGGCTGTGGCTGCCTTCGTAGAAGCCAAAGTTGACGACTTCGCGGGCTTTTGTGCTCAGAGTCCAGTTTTCACCGGCGGCGTTCAACACTTCGGCGACGGCAGCAATATTCTGGGGGAATTTCATAACTTCGATGGAGGAGAGCACCACCAACGTTTCGGCGCCCTCTTTATCGATGGGAATATCCACTTCCCAGTCATCCGTCACCCATTCCAGGCGGTCGGCGTAGACTTCATCCGTCATGCCGAGTGGGCTGCCCTCATCGAGTTGTTTCTGCACGGCGGCAGCCAAATCGGCAGGCACAACGCCAGCTTCGGCCAGGCCAGAGCGCACATCGTGAATCAATGTTCCCAGGTCAATCCCCATCGGGCAGACCATCGAGCACTTATTGCAGACCGTGCAGGCATGGTAGACGTAAGAACTCCAGTTGAGCAGGTCTTCATCACTGATTTCGGAATCAATCCCGATTGCCAATTTGACCTTCCCGCTGACGGTGAAGCGCTGTTCGTAAGCGCGGCGCAGTAGTTCAACTTTCCAAACGGGGGCATATTCGGGAACGCCAGTGGCCTGATAAAAATGGCAGGCTTCGGCGCACATCCCACAGCGGGTGCAGGCTTCCAGTTGGGATGCCACCCAGCCGCCGGTCTCTTTTACAAAAGTATTGATTGCTTTTTGTGTTTGCATAGCCGGCCTCCTTACGGGGTTACCCCTCGTTTGCCGAACTCTACACCATGAATCGTTCGGGAGAAGAAATAGAACATGAAGTGCGAAATGCGGCTGAGCGGAATCCAAATCAACAACACATCAACCGAGAGCATATGCAGGCTGAAGAGCACCTCATATTGGAAGAACAGGTGGTGTGTCATGATGTAGCCCGTCACCATCGGCAGGAAGACCAGCAGCCAGTTGAGCGTTTCTGCCGGGCCGCTGAGCAACTTGAGTAGCGAGTTGGTGCGCCGGTAAAAGAGCAGGGCGATCATGGCAGCGATGGATGCGGCAGCCAGCCAATCGACAATGGGCAGCGGCAAGGTAGGCCAGCCAAAGCCGAGTAGGCTCTTCCAGACCAGCATGTGTGGCGTGCCTAGAAGGATGGCGGCAAATAGGCCCAGATGGAAAAGGCCGCCTGCCAAATACATGATGGGATTGCGGTTGAAGGTGCGTTTGACCCAGGGGATGAAGGGGAAGATCAGGAATCCCTTGAGGTAGGTTTTCGCGACCCCGGCGAGTTTACTGCCTTTGGCGGGGGCTTTGTCGCCCTTCCAGCCCAGGAGCACGACCCGCACCAGGCGATAAGCCATGCCGCCGACGAAAATCAGCAGCGATACCT from Chloroflexota bacterium includes these protein-coding regions:
- the hypA gene encoding hydrogenase maturation nickel metallochaperone HypA, with the translated sequence MHELPITESIVEIAVRYGEEAKAKRITDLYLIIGQLATVVDESVQFYWDIISKDTLCEGARLHFERIPAQLLCMDCNITYSIESGGMTACPQCDGIRVQVTQGEEFRLDSINIETEDDLRKT
- a CDS encoding lipoate--protein ligase family protein yields the protein MDYYFLDLVSWQHSQVLYHAAAYLGREALFILRPNSPYVCIGFHQDAEQEIDLKFTHANNIPVFRREVGGGAVYLDGEQLFYQLVIRNEHPEIPVDKGEFYRKFLQPVVDVYRSFGVDAAYKPVNDIIANGRKVSGNGAAEIEGMTILVGNFIMNFNYEMMSKCLRVPDEKFRDKVFKTLSENLSTIRRETGSIPPAEALAAALAEAYQPLLGELQPKKLDTELLAKADELLTEMHTDEWLYANDRRRPDAKQVKIREGVYVLQKVVKLPGGLVRANAVVKDSILHDVHLSGDFFFYPANALQELEQALEGTSAKPEDLTHFIENYYEQRALVTPGIVPQQLADVFG
- a CDS encoding HyaD/HybD family hydrogenase maturation endopeptidase; this encodes MTKRKIILGIGNTLNTDEGLGVHALDELRARLDKQDQLEILDGGTLGLNLLSIVEEASHLVVLDAVNTGKTPGTVVELKKEDIPLFRGIKMSDHQITFQEVLGLAKIRDKFPQNLHLIGAQPADLSIGVGLSPTIEAVMPEIIERTISILKTWRIIPVES
- a CDS encoding nickel-dependent hydrogenase large subunit produces the protein MAQRIVVDPITRIEGHLRIEAELDASNNIAQAYSSGTMVRGIELILQGRDPRDAWAYTQRACGVCTTVHSFASIRSVEDALDIKIPKAANLIRNLMIAQQYVHDHVMHFYHLHALDWVDVVSALSADPAETSKIQQSISTWRNSSPGYFADVQRKVQAIVDSGQLSLFANAYWGHPAYKLPPEVNLLATAHYLEALDWQSHVTKIHTIFGGKNPHPNFVVGGVPMPIDPNSDTALNAERLSIIKDSIARMIEFVDQVYIPDLLAIAPYYLDYASLGEGLGNFLTWGEFPGTDNSDTSQFLVPRAVIMGRDLGNIIEPDPNDFNLMKEFIAHSWYDYTKGDGVGLHPWEGETKFNFTGPQPPYQHLEVEQKYSWLKAPRWNEAPMEVGPLARVLAMYANGHQQTQDLTNYVLEQLGAPLEAVFSTLGRTAARGIETKVFADAMLGYFNELIETIKAGDTDTFAGDKWEPTTWPKQSKGFGYMEAPRGALGHWIVINDQKIENYQMVVPTTWNASPRDHNGLPGAYEASLVGTPLAKPEWPLEILRTIHSFDPCMACAIHMVDAKGNDLGEVATGLNVCVS
- a CDS encoding (Fe-S)-binding protein; translation: MQTQKAINTFVKETGGWVASQLEACTRCGMCAEACHFYQATGVPEYAPVWKVELLRRAYEQRFTVSGKVKLAIGIDSEISDEDLLNWSSYVYHACTVCNKCSMVCPMGIDLGTLIHDVRSGLAEAGVVPADLAAAVQKQLDEGSPLGMTDEVYADRLEWVTDDWEVDIPIDKEGAETLVVLSSIEVMKFPQNIAAVAEVLNAAGENWTLSTKAREVVNFGFYEGSHSHTTLFLKRILDQAMAMGVKRLVVTECGHAYDALRWTAYNLMEIPDSLEITHITGLLGEYVSSGRIKLNPGAFNEGKITFHDACKIQRKGGHINEPRQILNILSPNAFVEMTPNREEAICCGGGGGVIAIKDADPVRYAAFELKIDQVNKTGADTVVMSCSNCRLQFTDGKEHFNLDWKINGLTQMVADALAD